Proteins co-encoded in one Leptospira dzoumogneensis genomic window:
- a CDS encoding CsgG/HfaB family protein, with protein sequence MKIRIFLSTVIILLGSCVSSGEIRKKAKDPNAGVATIASELRYQFLSSLKTQGGKLPARLAILNIINEDGTNSQLGRLVTDRLGKELFDPKTFQLLERDRLNRVIGEQDFQASGLVLNDQIVSIGKLSGAEYLALGQLVFQDQEFLLNIRIVSLGGVICATADIVFDSDNETYSKYKESVK encoded by the coding sequence ATGAAAATCCGGATCTTCCTATCGACAGTTATAATATTATTGGGTTCCTGTGTTTCTTCCGGAGAAATCAGAAAGAAAGCAAAGGACCCGAATGCGGGAGTGGCGACGATTGCCTCCGAACTTAGATACCAATTTTTATCTTCTCTCAAAACGCAAGGCGGGAAACTTCCTGCAAGGCTCGCCATCTTAAATATAATCAACGAAGACGGGACCAATTCCCAATTAGGAAGGTTGGTTACGGATAGGCTTGGAAAGGAATTATTCGATCCTAAAACATTCCAATTGCTGGAAAGAGATAGATTGAATCGGGTTATAGGAGAGCAGGACTTCCAAGCAAGCGGGCTCGTATTGAACGATCAGATAGTCTCCATAGGAAAACTTTCCGGGGCGGAGTATTTGGCTTTAGGCCAGCTTGTTTTCCAAGACCAGGAATTTTTACTGAATATCAGGATCGTTTCCTTGGGAGGAGTGATCTGCGCTACTGCGGATATAGTATTTGATTCGGATAACGAAACCTATTCCAAATATAAGGAATCCGTTAAATAG